A window of Haliscomenobacter hydrossis DSM 1100 contains these coding sequences:
- a CDS encoding DUF3098 domain-containing protein, producing MSTRKPSNRKPAGPGRQEKETPTPRPTSGARPTTSSTERVRSTATPTRAPRVKKELIFNRNNYIILGAAGLAMTLGIILMSGGAMPDPNTWDENIIYGSRRMVIAPIMMLGGVVLGIVAIFRK from the coding sequence ATGAGTACTAGAAAACCTTCCAATAGAAAACCGGCTGGACCGGGCCGTCAGGAGAAGGAAACCCCTACGCCCAGACCCACCTCTGGAGCACGCCCAACTACCAGCAGCACGGAGCGCGTACGCAGTACCGCAACGCCAACTCGGGCGCCAAGGGTCAAAAAAGAACTGATTTTCAACCGCAACAACTACATCATCCTTGGTGCAGCGGGCTTAGCCATGACCTTGGGCATTATCCTGATGTCGGGTGGTGCTATGCCGGACCCCAATACCTGGGATGAAAACATCATTTACGGTTCTCGCCGCATGGTCATTGCACCCATCATGATGTTGGGCGGCGTGGTACTGGGCATTGTAGCCATTTTCCGCAAATAG